A single window of Bombus pascuorum chromosome 1, iyBomPasc1.1, whole genome shotgun sequence DNA harbors:
- the LOC132916134 gene encoding amyloid beta A4 precursor protein-binding family B member 1-interacting protein isoform X5 produces MLANFGSNESILGYLASKDSQDVDLDAILGELCALERRCDGDIASTPAPDSQRQGRPNSTRITAGDNTDIGKNEGAMRTDSPDNDSAFSDTVSMLSSESSASSSGSGHKPPQTAMHTGPQQQSHQLMDAASRVKAEKIRLALEKMREASVQKLFIKAFTLDGSGKSLLVDEGMSVAHVCRLLADKNHVPMDPKWTVVEHLPDLFMERVYEDHELLVENLLLWTRDSKNKLLFVERPEKTQLFLTPEKFLLGPSDRSSGEYDDHSRNILLEEFFSSSNVGVPEVEGPLYLKSDSKKGWKRYHFILRASGLYYWPKEKARTARDLICLATFDVNQIYYGIGWKKKYKAPTDFCFAVKHPRLQQPKSTKYIKFLCAEDNASLERWMVGIRVAKYGRQLMENYRTLVDELAQEDLDMLAHARSCSVSSIAVPAQNQTQYNTTNDNARQFTENSRHNAEVANTRQYDSQRQSYNSEQRQSYNNDGRLSRASSSSSSGCLSDGAPSSCEVAFECGEFPTGTIKRKPSMNPKLPLTSITRQLKEVGETVRDEPDSCPSPTSSGSGTLTRRHSRRRSGTDSDGSGTLKRHHRSGNATPVSPVPPGTPVRERASPMGYNRSENQEPKTPTSPIPSCMMDSITSLPPPPSPSRVAEEGESDNEPLPPPPPEMFRSNLSLDSLPPPPAPGELPMCNTPELTGSSLSLASLPPPPSPLVGETGTIRRARPKQSTPTNSVTPESTPTHTSSRPSTNQQMYSNPSNSTIQNNQSYSSNTQNALHANNATNSVPSPHSSYPGSSASTPTYVPSSPNFASPPPFVPPPAYGSQQQHGNSSSLTRQNSKVESIYGTHPTVHQHNTVQPIRPNPNMDTVRRSAMKQGSGHYAAPPYLAELKAASSPQPQRRVTIQEPPTSPKSKTGTGKKITFNLPPQQEPGSPALPQRKPMPPRRSDSTRLTSPKKLAASDQAPPGDFLKDLQRVMRKKWQVAQKCKLDSTTTPHEVLGFRDPPPAVADYRETNVSNWVQEHYGADNLYENVYATDPHAPVEYASSPARQSTVRFADENRSINIVNAIASKRRPPPPPPKRAETTHLTTTRAMH; encoded by the exons ATTCTCAGGATGTCGATCTGGATGCTATCCTCGGAGAGCTGTGCGCCCTGGAGCGCCGCTGCGACGGTGACATCGCTTCTACACCTGCGCCCGATTCGCAGAGACAGGGCCGACCTAACAGCACCAGAATCACTGCTGGGGACAATACCGATATCGGGAAAAATGAAGGAG CTATGCGCACCGATAGTCCTGACAATGACAGCGCGTTCTCGGACACGGTGTCGATGCTGTCCAGCGAGAGTTCCGCGAGCAGCAGCGGTTCCGGGCACAAACCACCTCAGACCGCCATGCACACAGGTCCTCAGCAACAATCTCATCAACTCATGG acGCTGCAAGCCGAGTCAAGGCAGAGAAAATCCGCTTGGCGTTGGAAAAAATGCGCGAAGCCAGCGTTCAAAAGCTCTTCATCAAAGCGTTCACCTTGGACGGCAGTGGTAAAAGTTTGCTTGTAGACGAAGGAATGAGCGTAGCGCACGTGTGCAGGCTTCTAGCTGACAAAAATCACGTGCCAATGGATCCAAAGTGGACGGTAGTCGAGCATTTGCCTGATCTTTTCATGG aGAGGGTATACGAAGATCACGAGTTGCTGGTAGAAAATCTTTTACTGTGGACCAGAGACTCGAAAAATAAGCTGCTTTTCGTCGAGAGGCCAGAGAAAACTCAATTGTTTCTTACTCCAGAGAAATTCCTGTTAGGTCCATCCGATAGGAGTAGCGGCGAATATGACGATCATTCGCGTAATATTCTTCTGGAAGAATTCTTTTCCAGCAGCAATGTTGGCGTACCAGAG GTCGAGGGACCATTATATCTGAAATCTGACAGCAAAAAGGGATGGAAAAGGTACCACTTTATTCTACGAGCATCCGGCCTCTATTATTGGCCAAAGGAAAAAGCTCGCACCGCTCGTGACCTGATTTGTCTGGCTACTTTCGACGTGAATCAAATTTACTACGGCATTGGTTGGAAGAAGAAATACAAAGCTCCAACAGACTTCTGTTTCGCTGTCAAACATCCCAGATTGCAGCAGCCAAAATCGACAAAGTACATCAAATTCCTCTGCGCTGAGGATAACGCGTCTTTGGAACGATGGATGGTTGGAATCAGGGTGGCCAAATATGGAAGACAGTTGATGGAAAATTACAGAACCCTGGTTGATGAACTTGCCCAGGAGGATCTCGACATGCTGGCCCACGCAAGATCCTGTTCCGTTAGCTCGATCGCTGTACCGGCACAGAATCAAACTCAGTACAACACGACCAACGATAACGCTCGTCAGTTCACGGAGAATTCAAGGCACAACGCGGAAGTAGCTAATACTAGACAGTATGACAGCCAGAGACAAAGTTACAATTCTGAACAACGACAAAGTTATAATAACGATGGTAGACTGAGCAGAGCCAGCAGCTCCAGTTCCAGTGGATGCCTTTCTGATGGAGCACCCAGTAGTTGCGAG GTAGCTTTCGAGTGTGGCGAGTTTCCAACAGGTACGATAAAAAGGAAGCCCTCGATGAATCCGAAATTGCCCCTAACATCGATCACGAGACAATTGAAGGAAGTGGGTGAAACAGTTCGCGATGAGCCGGATTCTTGTCCGAGTCCAACGAGCTCGGGTTCTGGAACATTGACCAGAAGGCATAGTCGAAGGAGGAGCGGCACTGATTCGGATGGATCTGGAACTTTGAAGAGACATCATCGATCTGGCAACGCGACTCCAGTTAGTCCTGTACCGCCTGGCACACCGGTTAGAGAACGAGCAAGTCCAATGGGATACAACAGATCAGAGAATCAGGAACCGAAGACACCAACGAGTCCGATACCATCGTGTATG ATGGATTCGATTACTTCGTTACCGCCGCCACCATCACCCTCAAGAGTGGCAGAGGAAGGAGAATCCGACAATGAGCCACTTCCTCCACCTCCACCAGAAATGTTCCGATCGAATCTCTCCCTGGATTCTCTACCACCGCCTCCAGCGCCTGGTGAACTGCCAATGTGCAACACACCAGAGCTCACGGGTTCTTCGTTAAGTCTGGCATCTCTTCCGCCACCTCCAAGTCCTTTAGTCGGCGAAACAGGAACTATCCGACGCGCTAGGCCCAAGCAATCCACACCTACAAACTCAGTAACTCCAGAGAGTACGCCAACTCACACGTCATCTAGACCGTCGACCAATCAGCAGATGTATTCGAATCCAAGCAACTCGACGATACAGAATAACCAGAGCTATAGTTCAAATACACAAAACGCTCTTCACGCGAACAACGCGACAAATTCGGTACCCTCTCCGCATAGTTCCTATCCAGGGTCCAGCGCCAGCACACCAACGTACGTTCCAAGTTCGCCAAACTTTGCCTCGCCTCCCCCATTCGTTCCTCCGCCAGCTTACGGATCCCAGCAACAGCACGGCAACAGTTCAAGCTTGACGAGACAAAACTCAAAGGTAGAATCGATATACGGAACCCATCCGACGGTTCACCAACACAACACGGTTCAACCAATCAGGCCAAATCCGAACATGGACACTGTGCGACGAAGTGCCATGAAGCAAGGTTCCGGACATTACGCGGCTCCTCCTTATCTGGCAGAGTTGAAAGCTGCCTCCAGTCCCCAGCCTCAGCGTAGAGTAACCATTCAAGAACCGCCAACGTCGCCCAAATCGAAGACGGGTACTGGCAAGAAGATCACGTTCAATCTTCCGCCTCAGCAAGAACCAGGGAGTCCAGCTTTGCCACAGAGAAAACCGATGCCACCGAGAAGGTCGGATAGCACGAGGCTCACATCTCCCAAGAAGCTTGCCGCATCTGATCAGGCGCCTCCAGGTGATTTCTTAAAGGATCTTCAGAGAGTAATGAGGAAAAAGTGGCAGGTTGCGCAGAAATGTAAACTGGATTCGACCACCACTCCTCACGAAGTTCTTGGTTTTCGCGATCCACCGCCTGCTGTGGCTGATTACAGAGAGACCAACGTGTCGAACTGGGTTCAGGAACACTATGGAGCTGATAATTTATATGAGAATGTCTACGCGACGGATCCACACGCTCCAGTGGAGTACGCATCCAGTCCAGCCCGGCAATCGACTGTCAGGTTCGCGGATGAGAATCGCAGCATTAATATCGTGAACGCGATTGCCAGTAAAAGAAGGCCACCTCCGCCACCACCGAAAAGGGCAGAAACTACCCATCTGACCACAACCAGGGCGATGCACTGA
- the LOC132916134 gene encoding amyloid beta A4 precursor protein-binding family B member 1-interacting protein isoform X1: MLCGSFRKKRRHPGEEYRLVRSNTMPRILSMKEGSLVTVRRTKSSRVAARSSHLRDLLHTGLDNVSSATLRPFNSDINTPRIDSYRFSMANLEDSQDVDLDAILGELCALERRCDGDIASTPAPDSQRQGRPNSTRITAGDNTDIGKNEGAMRTDSPDNDSAFSDTVSMLSSESSASSSGSGHKPPQTAMHTGPQQQSHQLMDAASRVKAEKIRLALEKMREASVQKLFIKAFTLDGSGKSLLVDEGMSVAHVCRLLADKNHVPMDPKWTVVEHLPDLFMERVYEDHELLVENLLLWTRDSKNKLLFVERPEKTQLFLTPEKFLLGPSDRSSGEYDDHSRNILLEEFFSSSNVGVPEVEGPLYLKSDSKKGWKRYHFILRASGLYYWPKEKARTARDLICLATFDVNQIYYGIGWKKKYKAPTDFCFAVKHPRLQQPKSTKYIKFLCAEDNASLERWMVGIRVAKYGRQLMENYRTLVDELAQEDLDMLAHARSCSVSSIAVPAQNQTQYNTTNDNARQFTENSRHNAEVANTRQYDSQRQSYNSEQRQSYNNDGRLSRASSSSSSGCLSDGAPSSCEVAFECGEFPTGTIKRKPSMNPKLPLTSITRQLKEVGETVRDEPDSCPSPTSSGSGTLTRRHSRRRSGTDSDGSGTLKRHHRSGNATPVSPVPPGTPVRERASPMGYNRSENQEPKTPTSPIPSCMMDSITSLPPPPSPSRVAEEGESDNEPLPPPPPEMFRSNLSLDSLPPPPAPGELPMCNTPELTGSSLSLASLPPPPSPLVGETGTIRRARPKQSTPTNSVTPESTPTHTSSRPSTNQQMYSNPSNSTIQNNQSYSSNTQNALHANNATNSVPSPHSSYPGSSASTPTYVPSSPNFASPPPFVPPPAYGSQQQHGNSSSLTRQNSKVESIYGTHPTVHQHNTVQPIRPNPNMDTVRRSAMKQGSGHYAAPPYLAELKAASSPQPQRRVTIQEPPTSPKSKTGTGKKITFNLPPQQEPGSPALPQRKPMPPRRSDSTRLTSPKKLAASDQAPPGDFLKDLQRVMRKKWQVAQKCKLDSTTTPHEVLGFRDPPPAVADYRETNVSNWVQEHYGADNLYENVYATDPHAPVEYASSPARQSTVRFADENRSINIVNAIASKRRPPPPPPKRAETTHLTTTRAMH, translated from the exons ATTCTCAGGATGTCGATCTGGATGCTATCCTCGGAGAGCTGTGCGCCCTGGAGCGCCGCTGCGACGGTGACATCGCTTCTACACCTGCGCCCGATTCGCAGAGACAGGGCCGACCTAACAGCACCAGAATCACTGCTGGGGACAATACCGATATCGGGAAAAATGAAGGAG CTATGCGCACCGATAGTCCTGACAATGACAGCGCGTTCTCGGACACGGTGTCGATGCTGTCCAGCGAGAGTTCCGCGAGCAGCAGCGGTTCCGGGCACAAACCACCTCAGACCGCCATGCACACAGGTCCTCAGCAACAATCTCATCAACTCATGG acGCTGCAAGCCGAGTCAAGGCAGAGAAAATCCGCTTGGCGTTGGAAAAAATGCGCGAAGCCAGCGTTCAAAAGCTCTTCATCAAAGCGTTCACCTTGGACGGCAGTGGTAAAAGTTTGCTTGTAGACGAAGGAATGAGCGTAGCGCACGTGTGCAGGCTTCTAGCTGACAAAAATCACGTGCCAATGGATCCAAAGTGGACGGTAGTCGAGCATTTGCCTGATCTTTTCATGG aGAGGGTATACGAAGATCACGAGTTGCTGGTAGAAAATCTTTTACTGTGGACCAGAGACTCGAAAAATAAGCTGCTTTTCGTCGAGAGGCCAGAGAAAACTCAATTGTTTCTTACTCCAGAGAAATTCCTGTTAGGTCCATCCGATAGGAGTAGCGGCGAATATGACGATCATTCGCGTAATATTCTTCTGGAAGAATTCTTTTCCAGCAGCAATGTTGGCGTACCAGAG GTCGAGGGACCATTATATCTGAAATCTGACAGCAAAAAGGGATGGAAAAGGTACCACTTTATTCTACGAGCATCCGGCCTCTATTATTGGCCAAAGGAAAAAGCTCGCACCGCTCGTGACCTGATTTGTCTGGCTACTTTCGACGTGAATCAAATTTACTACGGCATTGGTTGGAAGAAGAAATACAAAGCTCCAACAGACTTCTGTTTCGCTGTCAAACATCCCAGATTGCAGCAGCCAAAATCGACAAAGTACATCAAATTCCTCTGCGCTGAGGATAACGCGTCTTTGGAACGATGGATGGTTGGAATCAGGGTGGCCAAATATGGAAGACAGTTGATGGAAAATTACAGAACCCTGGTTGATGAACTTGCCCAGGAGGATCTCGACATGCTGGCCCACGCAAGATCCTGTTCCGTTAGCTCGATCGCTGTACCGGCACAGAATCAAACTCAGTACAACACGACCAACGATAACGCTCGTCAGTTCACGGAGAATTCAAGGCACAACGCGGAAGTAGCTAATACTAGACAGTATGACAGCCAGAGACAAAGTTACAATTCTGAACAACGACAAAGTTATAATAACGATGGTAGACTGAGCAGAGCCAGCAGCTCCAGTTCCAGTGGATGCCTTTCTGATGGAGCACCCAGTAGTTGCGAG GTAGCTTTCGAGTGTGGCGAGTTTCCAACAGGTACGATAAAAAGGAAGCCCTCGATGAATCCGAAATTGCCCCTAACATCGATCACGAGACAATTGAAGGAAGTGGGTGAAACAGTTCGCGATGAGCCGGATTCTTGTCCGAGTCCAACGAGCTCGGGTTCTGGAACATTGACCAGAAGGCATAGTCGAAGGAGGAGCGGCACTGATTCGGATGGATCTGGAACTTTGAAGAGACATCATCGATCTGGCAACGCGACTCCAGTTAGTCCTGTACCGCCTGGCACACCGGTTAGAGAACGAGCAAGTCCAATGGGATACAACAGATCAGAGAATCAGGAACCGAAGACACCAACGAGTCCGATACCATCGTGTATG ATGGATTCGATTACTTCGTTACCGCCGCCACCATCACCCTCAAGAGTGGCAGAGGAAGGAGAATCCGACAATGAGCCACTTCCTCCACCTCCACCAGAAATGTTCCGATCGAATCTCTCCCTGGATTCTCTACCACCGCCTCCAGCGCCTGGTGAACTGCCAATGTGCAACACACCAGAGCTCACGGGTTCTTCGTTAAGTCTGGCATCTCTTCCGCCACCTCCAAGTCCTTTAGTCGGCGAAACAGGAACTATCCGACGCGCTAGGCCCAAGCAATCCACACCTACAAACTCAGTAACTCCAGAGAGTACGCCAACTCACACGTCATCTAGACCGTCGACCAATCAGCAGATGTATTCGAATCCAAGCAACTCGACGATACAGAATAACCAGAGCTATAGTTCAAATACACAAAACGCTCTTCACGCGAACAACGCGACAAATTCGGTACCCTCTCCGCATAGTTCCTATCCAGGGTCCAGCGCCAGCACACCAACGTACGTTCCAAGTTCGCCAAACTTTGCCTCGCCTCCCCCATTCGTTCCTCCGCCAGCTTACGGATCCCAGCAACAGCACGGCAACAGTTCAAGCTTGACGAGACAAAACTCAAAGGTAGAATCGATATACGGAACCCATCCGACGGTTCACCAACACAACACGGTTCAACCAATCAGGCCAAATCCGAACATGGACACTGTGCGACGAAGTGCCATGAAGCAAGGTTCCGGACATTACGCGGCTCCTCCTTATCTGGCAGAGTTGAAAGCTGCCTCCAGTCCCCAGCCTCAGCGTAGAGTAACCATTCAAGAACCGCCAACGTCGCCCAAATCGAAGACGGGTACTGGCAAGAAGATCACGTTCAATCTTCCGCCTCAGCAAGAACCAGGGAGTCCAGCTTTGCCACAGAGAAAACCGATGCCACCGAGAAGGTCGGATAGCACGAGGCTCACATCTCCCAAGAAGCTTGCCGCATCTGATCAGGCGCCTCCAGGTGATTTCTTAAAGGATCTTCAGAGAGTAATGAGGAAAAAGTGGCAGGTTGCGCAGAAATGTAAACTGGATTCGACCACCACTCCTCACGAAGTTCTTGGTTTTCGCGATCCACCGCCTGCTGTGGCTGATTACAGAGAGACCAACGTGTCGAACTGGGTTCAGGAACACTATGGAGCTGATAATTTATATGAGAATGTCTACGCGACGGATCCACACGCTCCAGTGGAGTACGCATCCAGTCCAGCCCGGCAATCGACTGTCAGGTTCGCGGATGAGAATCGCAGCATTAATATCGTGAACGCGATTGCCAGTAAAAGAAGGCCACCTCCGCCACCACCGAAAAGGGCAGAAACTACCCATCTGACCACAACCAGGGCGATGCACTGA
- the LOC132916134 gene encoding amyloid beta A4 precursor protein-binding family B member 1-interacting protein isoform X3 has protein sequence MERYEEEGEDSDNETDPEQLLNEWLGELDSLTAGLDNVSSATLRPFNSDINTPRIDSYRFSMANLEDSQDVDLDAILGELCALERRCDGDIASTPAPDSQRQGRPNSTRITAGDNTDIGKNEGAMRTDSPDNDSAFSDTVSMLSSESSASSSGSGHKPPQTAMHTGPQQQSHQLMDAASRVKAEKIRLALEKMREASVQKLFIKAFTLDGSGKSLLVDEGMSVAHVCRLLADKNHVPMDPKWTVVEHLPDLFMERVYEDHELLVENLLLWTRDSKNKLLFVERPEKTQLFLTPEKFLLGPSDRSSGEYDDHSRNILLEEFFSSSNVGVPEVEGPLYLKSDSKKGWKRYHFILRASGLYYWPKEKARTARDLICLATFDVNQIYYGIGWKKKYKAPTDFCFAVKHPRLQQPKSTKYIKFLCAEDNASLERWMVGIRVAKYGRQLMENYRTLVDELAQEDLDMLAHARSCSVSSIAVPAQNQTQYNTTNDNARQFTENSRHNAEVANTRQYDSQRQSYNSEQRQSYNNDGRLSRASSSSSSGCLSDGAPSSCEVAFECGEFPTGTIKRKPSMNPKLPLTSITRQLKEVGETVRDEPDSCPSPTSSGSGTLTRRHSRRRSGTDSDGSGTLKRHHRSGNATPVSPVPPGTPVRERASPMGYNRSENQEPKTPTSPIPSCMMDSITSLPPPPSPSRVAEEGESDNEPLPPPPPEMFRSNLSLDSLPPPPAPGELPMCNTPELTGSSLSLASLPPPPSPLVGETGTIRRARPKQSTPTNSVTPESTPTHTSSRPSTNQQMYSNPSNSTIQNNQSYSSNTQNALHANNATNSVPSPHSSYPGSSASTPTYVPSSPNFASPPPFVPPPAYGSQQQHGNSSSLTRQNSKVESIYGTHPTVHQHNTVQPIRPNPNMDTVRRSAMKQGSGHYAAPPYLAELKAASSPQPQRRVTIQEPPTSPKSKTGTGKKITFNLPPQQEPGSPALPQRKPMPPRRSDSTRLTSPKKLAASDQAPPGDFLKDLQRVMRKKWQVAQKCKLDSTTTPHEVLGFRDPPPAVADYRETNVSNWVQEHYGADNLYENVYATDPHAPVEYASSPARQSTVRFADENRSINIVNAIASKRRPPPPPPKRAETTHLTTTRAMH, from the exons ATTCTCAGGATGTCGATCTGGATGCTATCCTCGGAGAGCTGTGCGCCCTGGAGCGCCGCTGCGACGGTGACATCGCTTCTACACCTGCGCCCGATTCGCAGAGACAGGGCCGACCTAACAGCACCAGAATCACTGCTGGGGACAATACCGATATCGGGAAAAATGAAGGAG CTATGCGCACCGATAGTCCTGACAATGACAGCGCGTTCTCGGACACGGTGTCGATGCTGTCCAGCGAGAGTTCCGCGAGCAGCAGCGGTTCCGGGCACAAACCACCTCAGACCGCCATGCACACAGGTCCTCAGCAACAATCTCATCAACTCATGG acGCTGCAAGCCGAGTCAAGGCAGAGAAAATCCGCTTGGCGTTGGAAAAAATGCGCGAAGCCAGCGTTCAAAAGCTCTTCATCAAAGCGTTCACCTTGGACGGCAGTGGTAAAAGTTTGCTTGTAGACGAAGGAATGAGCGTAGCGCACGTGTGCAGGCTTCTAGCTGACAAAAATCACGTGCCAATGGATCCAAAGTGGACGGTAGTCGAGCATTTGCCTGATCTTTTCATGG aGAGGGTATACGAAGATCACGAGTTGCTGGTAGAAAATCTTTTACTGTGGACCAGAGACTCGAAAAATAAGCTGCTTTTCGTCGAGAGGCCAGAGAAAACTCAATTGTTTCTTACTCCAGAGAAATTCCTGTTAGGTCCATCCGATAGGAGTAGCGGCGAATATGACGATCATTCGCGTAATATTCTTCTGGAAGAATTCTTTTCCAGCAGCAATGTTGGCGTACCAGAG GTCGAGGGACCATTATATCTGAAATCTGACAGCAAAAAGGGATGGAAAAGGTACCACTTTATTCTACGAGCATCCGGCCTCTATTATTGGCCAAAGGAAAAAGCTCGCACCGCTCGTGACCTGATTTGTCTGGCTACTTTCGACGTGAATCAAATTTACTACGGCATTGGTTGGAAGAAGAAATACAAAGCTCCAACAGACTTCTGTTTCGCTGTCAAACATCCCAGATTGCAGCAGCCAAAATCGACAAAGTACATCAAATTCCTCTGCGCTGAGGATAACGCGTCTTTGGAACGATGGATGGTTGGAATCAGGGTGGCCAAATATGGAAGACAGTTGATGGAAAATTACAGAACCCTGGTTGATGAACTTGCCCAGGAGGATCTCGACATGCTGGCCCACGCAAGATCCTGTTCCGTTAGCTCGATCGCTGTACCGGCACAGAATCAAACTCAGTACAACACGACCAACGATAACGCTCGTCAGTTCACGGAGAATTCAAGGCACAACGCGGAAGTAGCTAATACTAGACAGTATGACAGCCAGAGACAAAGTTACAATTCTGAACAACGACAAAGTTATAATAACGATGGTAGACTGAGCAGAGCCAGCAGCTCCAGTTCCAGTGGATGCCTTTCTGATGGAGCACCCAGTAGTTGCGAG GTAGCTTTCGAGTGTGGCGAGTTTCCAACAGGTACGATAAAAAGGAAGCCCTCGATGAATCCGAAATTGCCCCTAACATCGATCACGAGACAATTGAAGGAAGTGGGTGAAACAGTTCGCGATGAGCCGGATTCTTGTCCGAGTCCAACGAGCTCGGGTTCTGGAACATTGACCAGAAGGCATAGTCGAAGGAGGAGCGGCACTGATTCGGATGGATCTGGAACTTTGAAGAGACATCATCGATCTGGCAACGCGACTCCAGTTAGTCCTGTACCGCCTGGCACACCGGTTAGAGAACGAGCAAGTCCAATGGGATACAACAGATCAGAGAATCAGGAACCGAAGACACCAACGAGTCCGATACCATCGTGTATG ATGGATTCGATTACTTCGTTACCGCCGCCACCATCACCCTCAAGAGTGGCAGAGGAAGGAGAATCCGACAATGAGCCACTTCCTCCACCTCCACCAGAAATGTTCCGATCGAATCTCTCCCTGGATTCTCTACCACCGCCTCCAGCGCCTGGTGAACTGCCAATGTGCAACACACCAGAGCTCACGGGTTCTTCGTTAAGTCTGGCATCTCTTCCGCCACCTCCAAGTCCTTTAGTCGGCGAAACAGGAACTATCCGACGCGCTAGGCCCAAGCAATCCACACCTACAAACTCAGTAACTCCAGAGAGTACGCCAACTCACACGTCATCTAGACCGTCGACCAATCAGCAGATGTATTCGAATCCAAGCAACTCGACGATACAGAATAACCAGAGCTATAGTTCAAATACACAAAACGCTCTTCACGCGAACAACGCGACAAATTCGGTACCCTCTCCGCATAGTTCCTATCCAGGGTCCAGCGCCAGCACACCAACGTACGTTCCAAGTTCGCCAAACTTTGCCTCGCCTCCCCCATTCGTTCCTCCGCCAGCTTACGGATCCCAGCAACAGCACGGCAACAGTTCAAGCTTGACGAGACAAAACTCAAAGGTAGAATCGATATACGGAACCCATCCGACGGTTCACCAACACAACACGGTTCAACCAATCAGGCCAAATCCGAACATGGACACTGTGCGACGAAGTGCCATGAAGCAAGGTTCCGGACATTACGCGGCTCCTCCTTATCTGGCAGAGTTGAAAGCTGCCTCCAGTCCCCAGCCTCAGCGTAGAGTAACCATTCAAGAACCGCCAACGTCGCCCAAATCGAAGACGGGTACTGGCAAGAAGATCACGTTCAATCTTCCGCCTCAGCAAGAACCAGGGAGTCCAGCTTTGCCACAGAGAAAACCGATGCCACCGAGAAGGTCGGATAGCACGAGGCTCACATCTCCCAAGAAGCTTGCCGCATCTGATCAGGCGCCTCCAGGTGATTTCTTAAAGGATCTTCAGAGAGTAATGAGGAAAAAGTGGCAGGTTGCGCAGAAATGTAAACTGGATTCGACCACCACTCCTCACGAAGTTCTTGGTTTTCGCGATCCACCGCCTGCTGTGGCTGATTACAGAGAGACCAACGTGTCGAACTGGGTTCAGGAACACTATGGAGCTGATAATTTATATGAGAATGTCTACGCGACGGATCCACACGCTCCAGTGGAGTACGCATCCAGTCCAGCCCGGCAATCGACTGTCAGGTTCGCGGATGAGAATCGCAGCATTAATATCGTGAACGCGATTGCCAGTAAAAGAAGGCCACCTCCGCCACCACCGAAAAGGGCAGAAACTACCCATCTGACCACAACCAGGGCGATGCACTGA